One part of the Truepera radiovictrix DSM 17093 genome encodes these proteins:
- a CDS encoding class I SAM-dependent RNA methyltransferase — translation MLLRLEKMVHGGVALARLSGGRLALVRGGLPGERVKVELKERAGVLQGVVTEVVDASPHRTQPSEHPGLDYSHIAYAHQLELKREVVKDALSRALKPTELPSVLPVVAAPAPWGYRHAVQPAVARGGPLTDGAALGYRRPESHEVVPLGCDPVATPALNGAWSRVQALGLPKGVRELAFRTNDAGETLLCLIASASARNYLSAAHELLGEAPEGGRVVGVAYAPFDPRGRFRSGTERLAGARVIRQRYGPFDLSVSATGFAQPNPAAASRLYAELARWAGEGRFALDLYAGGGAIGMHLAASFERVVALELDRSSVVRGARDAARLGLANLEFRQGDARRLGALPEAELICVNPPRAGLAKGTRAALSASAATRLLYVSCDVATFSRDAAQLCAAGWRLTRLEPFDFYPQTHHLELLAAFERGA, via the coding sequence ATGCTTTTGAGGCTCGAGAAGATGGTCCACGGCGGCGTGGCGCTCGCGCGCCTGTCGGGGGGACGCCTGGCGCTCGTGCGCGGCGGCCTCCCCGGCGAGCGGGTCAAGGTAGAGCTCAAAGAGCGCGCGGGGGTGCTGCAGGGGGTGGTCACGGAGGTCGTCGACGCGAGCCCGCACCGCACCCAGCCGAGCGAGCACCCGGGCCTCGACTACTCGCACATCGCCTACGCGCACCAGCTCGAGCTTAAACGCGAGGTCGTCAAAGACGCGCTGTCGCGCGCGCTCAAGCCAACGGAGCTGCCCAGCGTGCTCCCCGTGGTCGCCGCGCCCGCCCCCTGGGGTTACCGGCACGCCGTCCAACCGGCGGTCGCGCGCGGTGGGCCGCTCACCGACGGCGCCGCGCTCGGTTACCGCCGCCCGGAGAGCCACGAGGTGGTGCCTCTAGGCTGCGATCCGGTGGCGACCCCCGCGCTCAACGGGGCGTGGTCGCGCGTCCAGGCGCTGGGCTTACCCAAGGGGGTGCGCGAGCTGGCCTTTCGCACCAACGACGCGGGCGAGACGCTTCTATGCCTGATCGCGAGCGCTTCGGCGCGCAACTACCTGAGCGCCGCCCACGAGCTGCTCGGCGAGGCCCCGGAGGGGGGGCGGGTGGTCGGCGTCGCCTACGCCCCCTTCGACCCGCGCGGGCGCTTTCGTAGCGGAACCGAACGCCTCGCCGGCGCCCGGGTCATCCGGCAGCGCTACGGCCCCTTTGACCTCAGCGTTTCGGCGACCGGCTTCGCCCAACCCAACCCGGCGGCGGCGAGCCGCCTGTACGCCGAGCTCGCGCGTTGGGCGGGGGAGGGGCGCTTCGCCCTCGACCTCTACGCGGGGGGCGGCGCCATCGGGATGCACCTGGCGGCGTCGTTTGAGCGGGTCGTGGCGCTCGAGCTCGACCGCAGCAGCGTGGTTCGGGGGGCGCGCGACGCGGCGCGCTTGGGGCTCGCCAACCTCGAGTTCCGCCAAGGAGACGCGCGCCGCTTAGGGGCGCTGCCGGAGGCCGAGCTCATCTGCGTGAACCCGCCGCGCGCGGGGCTCGCCAAGGGGACGCGCGCGGCGCTGAGTGCCTCGGCCGCGACGCGCCTGTTATACGTCTCGTGCGACGTCGCGACCTTCTCCCGCGACGCGGCGCAGCTCTGCGCGGCCGGGTGGCGCCTCACGCGCCTGGAGCCCTTCGACTTCTACCCGCAGACGCACCACCTGGAGCTGCTCGCCGCCTTTGAACGCGGCGCCTAG